A genomic window from Thermincola ferriacetica includes:
- a CDS encoding NYN domain-containing protein: protein MEDILIIDGYNIIHAWPELAGLMDKELEHARDKLIDILAEYRVLRNCRIIVVFDAHLVKGGLGGRETRNGVEVIYSQEGETADSVIERLVSMYIKEGRVAVATSDWSQQSFIFGKGAARMPARELVEEVTRLTAEKKEKLQEMVHSNDQRLGTRLNDDIKAVLEKIRRQK from the coding sequence ATGGAGGACATTTTGATCATTGATGGCTATAATATTATTCACGCCTGGCCGGAATTGGCAGGCCTGATGGATAAAGAACTGGAACATGCCAGGGATAAATTGATAGATATACTGGCTGAATACCGGGTCTTGAGAAATTGCCGCATAATAGTTGTCTTTGATGCTCATTTGGTAAAAGGCGGCTTGGGAGGCCGGGAGACCCGGAATGGCGTGGAAGTAATTTACAGCCAGGAGGGAGAAACGGCCGATTCAGTAATTGAAAGACTTGTATCTATGTACATCAAGGAGGGCAGGGTTGCTGTGGCCACTTCCGACTGGTCGCAGCAAAGCTTTATCTTCGGCAAAGGGGCTGCCCGTATGCCGGCGAGGGAATTGGTCGAAGAGGTAACCAGGTTGACGGCGGAGAAGAAAGAAAAACTTCAGGAAATGGTTCATTCAAATGATCAACGGTTAGGTACAAGGTTGAATGACGATATAAAAGCAGTC